Proteins encoded by one window of Sardina pilchardus chromosome 7, fSarPil1.1, whole genome shotgun sequence:
- the LOC134087596 gene encoding zinc finger and BTB domain-containing protein 39, whose product MRIRLQGSSHAVRLLSELNRCRLSRLFCDVVLQVGGRSFPAHRAVLACSCTHFHSLFSQGPRSTLSLDFVSAANFEKVLTFIYTGEIFTDLIDVRVLYELAERLGVRELVQACHATFPDLQSSSAGQCSNDRDLDPEVASAGGAMAASVCSSSAASCSSLSSSAAPTPATPSPFSQGRASRLGQPHAVALSLSLSPKAEDAQSHAAYSQVPDSKPASDAQRPAHASTECPPMLPLQLKMEVEEEEVASGCMEERTEKGRGEMENTQVVVSGTKTLAGTGVPLSRVSEACSFPDSSAQLGNETCALSSSCAEPLDGLQMGPVEDGDVATIFEEEEAEERRRTLQAGEQPEGAEQWRGLAEEIIELSDEEERYLEEEEDEEDEEDLVFVENGSGNGSGGAGDPTREAGMVAAAACKVCGLALPADATAIRAHAETHLTEAGECRVCGAAFPEHGASVTHALSHVGILLFSCDMCQLQFCSQAKLVRHRRQSAACYILPTPDQLNSVTQNQGGEVQCAVCTKPFAKDFKAVREHLLTHVCVQSLRCLVCQLPQASLCALLWHALTHLSLAAFSCPVCACGFLERPLLDRHMVLHADASMLARGGGPDGTNGQEEDYRCFLCPQTFSSAAAFHGHLSAHAGGELGLQGWMGARKRKHDTGLDFSSCSSSSPMDGGGGGSGLGKLNLGFGLGLGLQDKVLQGGLPCFPGGLIPNSSDGSGGAMGGAVKQKWYRCRYCGKRFAHSGEFTYHLRIHTGEKPYQCKVCLRYFRGRSTMICHLKTHSGALMYRCTVCGLYFSTLKLVSSHMELHKDHLPPDFNIEQTFMYNDHSKEPLSNLDVP is encoded by the exons ATGAGGATCAGGCTGCAGGGCTCCAGTCATGCGGTGCGTCTCCTCTCTGAACTCAACCGCTGCCGCCTGTCCCGTCTCTTCTGCGATGTGGTGCTTCAGGTGGGTGGGCGCTCCTTCCCAGCCCATCGAGCTGTCCTGGcctgctcatgcacacacttccACAGTCTCTTCTCTCAAGGACCGcgctccactctctccctgGACTTTGTGTCGGCAGCCAACTTTGAGAAGGTGCTCACTTTCATCTACACGGGGGAGATCTTCACCGACCTTATCGATGTGAGGGTGCTCTACGAGCTTGCTGAGAGGCTGGGCGTAAGGGAACTGGTGCAGGCGTGCCATGCCACCTTCCCTGACCTGCAGAGCTCCTCGGCGGGCCAGTGCAGCAACGACCGGGACCTGGACCCTGAGGTGGCGTCAGCTGGTGGTGCCATGGCTGCCTCTGTGTGCTCGTCCTCTGCCGCGTCCTGCTCTTCGCTCTCCTCCTCGGCTGCCCCCACTCCGGCCACGCCGTCACCATTCTCTCAGGGCAGAGCCTCCAGGTTGGGCCAACCTCACGCCGTGGCCCTTTCACTCTCCCTGTCGCCAAAGGCTGAGGACGCACAGTCACACGCTGCGTACAGCCAGGTGCCAGACAGCAAGCCCGCTTCAGATGCACAGCGCCCAGCGCATGCATCGACCGAGTGTCCCCCGATGCTCCCGCTGCAGCTcaagatggaggtggaggaagaggaggtggccAGTGGATGTATGGAGGaaaggacagagaaagggaggggcgAGATGGAGAACACGCAAGTAGTGGTCAGCGGGACTAAAACGTTAGCGGGCACCGGCGTTCCGCTGAGCAGGGTCTCGGAGGCCTGCTCCTTCCCAGACTCCTCGGCCCAGCTGGGCAACGAGACCTGTGCCCTGTCCTCCTCCTGTGCGGAACCTCTGGATGGCCTGCAGATGGGCCCAGTGGAGGACGGAGACGTGGCCACCATctttgaagaggaggaggctgaggagagaCGGAGGACGTTGCAGGCCGGGGAGCAGCCAGAGGGGGCTGAGCAGTGGAGAGGGCTTGCTGAGGAGATCATCGAGCTTAGCGACGAAGAGGAGCGCTacctggaggaggaagaggatgaggaggacgaaGAAGATCTGGTGTTTGTCGAGAACGGCAGTGGGAACGGTAGCGGCGGCGCCGGTGATCCGACCAGAGAGGCAGGCatggtggcggcggcagcgtGTAAAGTCTGCGGGCTGGCACTTCCAGCGGACGCCACTGCCATCCGGGCCCACGCAGAGACGCACCTGACGGAGGCGGGCgagtgccgtgtgtgtggagcggcCTTCCCGGAGCATGGCGCCAGCGTCACGCACGCCCTCTCGCATGTGGGCATCCTGCTGTTCTCTTGTGACATGTGCCAGCTGCAGTTCTGCAGTCAGGCCAAGTTGGTGCGCCACCGCCGGCAGTCAGCAGCTTGTTACATCCTCCCCACCCCCGATCAGCTCAACAGCGTCACCCAGAACCAAGGGGGAGAAGTGCAGTGTGCGGTATGCACCAAACCTTTTGCCAAAGACTTCAAG GCTGTACGAGAACACCTGCTGACCCACGTGTGTGTCCAGTCTTTGCGCTGTTTGGTGTGCCAGCTGCCCCAGGCCTCCCTCTGTGCCCTGCTGTGGCACGccctcacacacctctccctgGCTGCCTTCTCCTGCCCGGTGTGTGCCTGTGGCTTCCTGgagcgccccctgctggacaGGCACATGGTGCTGCATGCCGACGCCTCCATGCTGGCCAGGGGAGGAGGGCCAGACGGCACCAACGGCCAGGAGGAGGACTACCGCTGCTTCCTGTGCCCGCAGACCTTCAGCTCGGCCGCCGCCTTCCACGGCCACCTCAGTGCCCACGCCGGGGGCGAGTTGGGCCTTCAGGGCTGGATGGGTGCGAGGAAGCGCAAACACGACACAGGGCTGGACTTCTCATCGTGCTCGTCCTCCTCCCCGATGgatggcggcggcggaggcagTGGTCTGGGCAAACTCAACCTGGGCTTCGGCCTTGGCTTGGGTCTCCAGGACAAAGTCCTCCAGGGAGGGCTGCCCTGCTTCCCCGGCGGGCTGATCCCGAACAGCAGCGACGGCTCGGGCGGCGCGATGGGCGGCGCGGTGAAGCAGAAGTGGTACCGGTGCCGCTACTGCGGCAAGCGCTTTGCCCACTCGGGCGAGTTCACGTACCACCTGCGCATCCACACCGGCGAGAAGCCCTACCAGTGCAAGGTGTGCCTCCGCTACTTCCGCGGCCGCTCCACCATGATCTGCCACCTGAAGACGCACTCGGGCGCTCTCATGTACCGCTGCACGGTCTGCGGCCTCTACTTCTCCACGCTCAAGCTGGTCTCCTCGCACATGGAGTTGCACAAGGACCATCTGCCGCCGGACTTCAACATCGAGCAGACCTTCATGTATAACGACCACTCCAAAGAGCCCCTGTCCAACCTGGATGTCCCCTGA
- the gpr182 gene encoding G-protein coupled receptor 182, which produces MTLDDFAYHDHNSTYDYNMTRWFIYDCNLKLDHDYRRIVLFLMSLFTFMVGLVENGLVLWVNWRRRHSASGVLFCILNVSLSDMMMVLTSPFYMLEFTMDKVWIWGRFLCRVTHLIFLLNFYSSSFFLALMTLERYLSLARPSSHPFFPPDRTRRWLLCGGVWLLSLVLALIENVHVDLLEWDEPGCYLMPENNYTGWFVGFTFLALIFQFLGPSAIIITCNVLIARAVRSAPDVQGRRDVWLVHVYSLVFVLTWLPYHFVFFLLMVDDLDPHLFSCNAVELLYFSYEIVQCVSLFHCVANPILYNFLSKSFRTNLINRVVEHLPPPEANANAADATPVTKTGNQRKLSNASTSQSDVGS; this is translated from the coding sequence ATGACGTTGGATGACTTTGCCTACCATGACCACAACTCCACATATGACTACAACATGACACGATGGTTCATCTATGACTGCAACCTCAAGCTGGACCATGACTACAGACGCATCGTCCTCTTCCTCATGTCCCTGTTCACCTTCATGGTCGGCCTGGTGGAGAACGGCCTGGTGCTCTGGGTCAACTGGCGCCGGCGCCACTCGGCCAGCGGCGTGCTCTTCTGCATCCTCAACGTCAGCCTGTCCGACATGATGATGGTGCTGACCTCGCCCTTCTACATGCTGGAGTTCACCATGGACAAGGTGTGGATCTGGGGCCGCTTCCTCTGCCGGGTCACCCACCTGATCTTCCTGCTCAACTTCTACAGCAGTTCCTTCTTCCTGGCCCTCATGACCCTGGAGCGCTATCTGAGTCTGGCCCGGCCCTCGTCTCATCCCTTCTTCCCGCCGGACCGCACCCGCCGGTGGCTGCTGTGCGGCGGGGTGTGGCTGCTCTCGCTGGTGCTGGCCCTGATCGAGAACGTGCACGTCGACCTGCTGGAGTGGGACGAGCCCGGCTGCTACCTGATGCCCGAGAACAACTACACCGGCTGGTTCGTGGGCTTCACCTTCCTCGCGTTGATCTTCCAGTTCTTGGGCCCCAGCGCCATCATCATCACTTGCAACGTGCTGATCGCTCGGGCGGTGCGCTCTGCCCCAGATGTGCAAGGCAGGCGGGACGTGTGGCTGGTGCACGTGTACTCGCTGGTGTTCGTGCTGACCTGGCTGCCCTACCACTTTGTGTTCTTCCTGTTGATGGTGGACGACCTGGATCCGCACCTCTTCTCCTGCAACGCGGTCGAACTGCTCTACTTCTCCTACGAAATTGTGCAGTGCGTGTCCCTCTTCCACTGCGTGGCCAACCCGATACTCTACAACTTCCTCAGCAAGAGCTTCCGCACCAACCTCATCAACCGAGTGGTGGAACACTTACCTCCACCAGAGGCCAACGCCAACGCAGCCGATGCCACCCCGGTGACAAAGACAGGGAATCAGCGCAAGCTCAGCAATGCCAGCACCAGCCAGTCCGATGTGGGCTCCTAG